DNA sequence from the Oscillatoria sp. FACHB-1406 genome:
CTTTTGGGTAACATTCGTGGGCAGCCAGCCCGTATTCTGGATGACGAAGCTAACGCGATAAGTATTGTCGCCTAAAGGCTGCGCGATCGCGCTGTGGAGTTCCAAGCGCGGCGAAATCAGCAGATGCCAAACCAACCACTGTGGGAAGGGCGCAATTTCGCACTCTAAGCGATTGTGGGGCGGGTTGCACCATGTATAAAGCTCGTTCCAGCCTCCTAACTCGATTTTGCCCAATTGCGGATGCTCGAAGGGATACCAATCGATATACCCCTCACCGTCCAGTTCTTCATCGTGCCAGCGTAGCAATTTCAATTCGTCCTCAAACGGATGTTCTCGGAACCAGTCGATATAGCGATCGTCGGTAATTCCGGCTTGTCGCATCGGACTCCACAACTCCACCGTCCAAGCGAATACGCCCCGATCTTCGTACATCCAATCGTCGAAAGCTCCTGTTACCACCTCCTTGGGGTTGGCGCGGTAGCCGTGGTAAATTGAAATCGCGGGATAGCCGGTGAGTTCGGTTCCTTTTTTGCCGATCGCGCCATAAGTCCGGCGATCGCGCTGCGGCAGGTCGTCGTCGCTATACTGAGAAGAAGGACGCAGCAACAGTCCCCCCATCGTATGGAACGAGAGCGAGCCGGTAATATTGGGGTGAGAAGTGGCGAAATCGACCAGCGATCGCACTTCGGATTCGGAAGTCGGATAAGGGCCCGCCCCGTCCTGTTCGTCATCCTGCCGCCAATTAAAGGGAAAATTGCGATTAAAATCCAAGCCTTCTTTCGGCGCTTGCAACGGAATCTGAAGGCCATCGTAATTCTCGATCGTGCCTTCCGGGAGTAGACGATAATACTCGCCCCCCACTTCCGTCGGTTCCCGCAGCATCATCAAGCGCGGATCCGCAGGCGACACCTTCCACGGACCATTGGTATCGGGAACGCGCATGGTTAAAATGCGCCCGTCGCCGTCGATATCCTCCATCACCAGTCCATCTTCCTCAACATCCGAACCGGGATAAACGCGGGTTCCCGAACGAATAAACTTGGGCGAGTCGCTTAGGGCTAATTCTGCGCCGTCGGGGTTGACGCGAGGGCAGATATAAAAGGCGCGCGTATCGAGACAGCGCGTTATCTCGCGATCGCATCCATACCCTTTAACTAACGCATGAATCAGGTAAAGGCAAGCTAAAGAGGGTGCAATTTCGATCGCGTGGATATTACCATCAATCCATAAAGCAG
Encoded proteins:
- a CDS encoding M14 family metallopeptidase; translated protein: MPEVRFNQYYRYNELTKILQGYAQEFPHLIDLCSIGKSYEGREIWLVTATNRVTGRAEEKPALWIDGNIHAIEIAPSLACLYLIHALVKGYGCDREITRCLDTRAFYICPRVNPDGAELALSDSPKFIRSGTRVYPGSDVEEDGLVMEDIDGDGRILTMRVPDTNGPWKVSPADPRLMMLREPTEVGGEYYRLLPEGTIENYDGLQIPLQAPKEGLDFNRNFPFNWRQDDEQDGAGPYPTSESEVRSLVDFATSHPNITGSLSFHTMGGLLLRPSSQYSDDDLPQRDRRTYGAIGKKGTELTGYPAISIYHGYRANPKEVVTGAFDDWMYEDRGVFAWTVELWSPMRQAGITDDRYIDWFREHPFEDELKLLRWHDEELDGEGYIDWYPFEHPQLGKIELGGWNELYTWCNPPHNRLECEIAPFPQWLVWHLLISPRLELHSAIAQPLGDNTYRVSFVIQNTGWLPTNVTQKALEKKLARGCLCSIELPEGACLEFGKRQVDIGQLEGRNLKPSGIVWHQGDETQDRGKVEWIVRAPAGTTVQLTARHDRAGVVRAEAVL